GATTACTACAGAATGAGCTAGTGCATTTAGCACCTGGAGCATGATGGAGGCTAGTTCTGATACAATATCATCTCAAACAACCACTCTTGCTGGATCACAACCTCTCTATTCCTTGCAgacctctccctttcccccatCCCCCACTTCAATTTCTCCCACTACCTTAGAATCCATCcagtcttcccctctctctaacTCATCCTCCCACTGCTTAGATGAACATAATGCACAACGCCGTAGCCCCGCAACCACATCCTACCACGACGACCTGACCTGCCTGAGCTGGCTGCATCAAAGGGGCAGCCACCTGCTACCCCTTCAGCCTCTGCCCAAGGTCAACTTGTTGTCCAAACTACCAGAGAAGCCTCCGGCCTTCATGTCTGCTTATTCACTATCCCCCTCCTCGAACAAGCCTCCCTATTCGTTCAGCAGTCTGACTTTCATGGCGATTGAGGACTCCCCGAACAAGTTGCTTCCGGTGAAAGGGATTTACGAGTGGATCATCAACAGCTTTCCCTACTACGGGACAGCTTCTGGTGGATGGAGGAACTCTGTCCGCCACAATCTGTCTCTGAGCAAGAGCTTCAGGAGGATCCAGCGGGACAAAAGCAAGGTAGGTGCCCGCTGTTGCATAAGGTGAAAACATACCTCAAAATAACCTTATCTGACTAACTTTACCAAAGGCAGCTTTGGGTTTGTAATCTAAACACCGTAACCTTTCTGTTTAGTGCAGCAGAATAAGTCAACTGCATTTGTTGTTTTCGTACAGTGCTGACAGAACGagtgtcctgtgtgtttcaGTCAGTAGTAGGGAAGGGatctctgtggtgtgtgtgttcagagtaTCGAGCATCACTACTCGAGGTGTTGAGGAAGACCCGTCACTACCACAGCACTGACAGCAATCTGGTCAACATGCCGGCCTTGTGAGTACCTGCCTACTCTTCATCCATGAGTTCATGTTCAGCTCTGTTGTGAACACTAACCTTTTCTCTACACTCTGCTGTGGTTTTAGTCATGGTTATTCCTTACATTTTATGTAGTTCCCAAGTACATTGGTCAAGAAGATATAAGGTTGATTGTATTCGGTAGTGCCGTTGGTTTAAAAGTAATTGTACAAATATTGTACGAATGAACTGTTAACTCTAAATTATGTAGTAACAGTATTGTAATTGTGTAATTGTTTCATTTTAATCTAGAAGGTATTCAGTGTGGCTATGTTGCTTTCTGTCTACCAGGTGGGAAGGAGCTGACTATGGGGCTTCTATGGTGTGCGATTCTGTGGACATTACTGGTAAGTGGTGCCTGGTAAGACGGATTCAATACTGTTCATCTGAATTATTCTAAGGCTGGTCAATGGAGTAACAGCCCTCTTTGACTTCTACTGACAGGTTGTTTCCTTAATTGTTGCTCTCTCAGCATGTAAAATGGTTGGTGTATTTGTGTTCCGTTTCCA
The window above is part of the Gadus macrocephalus chromosome 10, ASM3116895v1 genome. Proteins encoded here:
- the si:ch211-145o7.3 gene encoding forkhead box protein N3, translating into MMEASSDTISSQTTTLAGSQPLYSLQTSPFPPSPTSISPTTLESIQSSPLSNSSSHCLDEHNAQRRSPATTSYHDDLTCLSWLHQRGSHLLPLQPLPKVNLLSKLPEKPPAFMSAYSLSPSSNKPPYSFSSLTFMAIEDSPNKLLPVKGIYEWIINSFPYYGTASGGWRNSVRHNLSLSKSFRRIQRDKSKSVVGKGSLWCVCSEYRASLLEVLRKTRHYHSTDSNLVNMPALWEGADYGASMVCDSVDITEELVTMESVEEGGGSEEMEKDPLSDSGYIELHYYQCHQYQYLVLPGESELDLESVEILQLDADALIRENVILKASRAGSNMGLPSSNQ